A part of Gossypium hirsutum isolate 1008001.06 chromosome A07, Gossypium_hirsutum_v2.1, whole genome shotgun sequence genomic DNA contains:
- the LOC107929968 gene encoding ATP-dependent 6-phosphofructokinase 6 isoform X2 has protein sequence MGTLNLSFQIQTRYISPSSPSFNTFTISLTTNRKKFNCSRFSLSMGNPNDTHTKLVPGAAGFLLQDVPHFTDYLDHLPIVVHKESARGVHFRRAGPRQKVYFKPDDVNACIVTCGGLCPGLNTVIREIVCGLYHMYGVRKVLGIDGGYKGFYAKNTITLTPKFVDDIHKRGGTILGTSRGGHDSVKIVDRIQDRGINQVYIIGGDGTHKGAAVIFEEIRRRGLKVAVAGIPKTIDNDIPVIDKSFGFDTAVEEAQRAIKAAHVESESIGNGIGLVKLMGRYCGFIAMYATLASRDVDCCLIPESPFYLEGKGGLYEYIGKQLKQNGHMVIVIAEGAGQELLSESLQSVDQQDASGNKLLQDVGLWISHKIKEHFAKKKMPINLKYIDPTYMIRAIPSIASDNVYCTLLAHGAVHGAMAGYTGFTVGPVNGRHAYIPFNRIIEKQNKVVITDRMWARLLSSTNQPSFLKPRDIAEAKKEKYPANGILDGKIVKTMSMN, from the exons ATGGGCACTCTCAATCTCTCTTTTCAAATACAAACCCGCTATATATCACCATCCTCACCCTCTTTCAATACCTTCACAATTTCTTTAACCACAAACAGAAAAAAATTCAACTGTTCACGTTTTTCTTTGTCGATGGGAAATCCCAATGATACCCATACCAAGTTAGTTCCCGGTGCTGCCGGTTTCCTGCTCCAAGACGTTCCTCACTTTACCGATTACCTTGATCATCTCCCC ATTGTTGTGCACAAGGAAAGTGCAAGAGGGGTGCATTTTCGACGCGCAGGACCTCGCCAAAAG GTGTATTTTAAACCAGATGATGTTAATGCATGCATTGTAACATGTGGTGGTCTATGTCCTGGGCTCAACACGGTCATCAGGGAAATAGTGTGTGGCCTCTATCACATGTATGGTGTCCGAAAAGTTCTTGGAATCGAT GGAGGATATAAGGGTTTTTATGCAAAGAACACTATCACCTTAACACCTAAGTTTGTCGATGATATCCATAAACGTGGAGGTACGATTCTTGGAACTTCTAGAGGAGGTCATGATTCTGTCAAGATTGTTGACCGCATTCAGGATCGTGGGATCAATCAG GTCTATATAATCGGAGGTGACGGGACACATAAAGGAGCAGCTGTGATTTTTGAG GAAATAAGGCGACGTGGTTTGAAAGTAGCTGTTGCTGGAATTCCCAAAACCATTGACAATGACATTCCG GTTATTGACAAATCATTTGGTTTCGATACTGCGGTTGAGGAGGCTCAACGTGCCATTAAAGCAGCACATGTTGAATCTGAAAGTATTGGGAACGGCATTGGACTTGTAAAGCTAATGGGACGCTACTGCG GTTTCATCGCGATGTATGCTACTCTCGCCAGCCGTGATGTCGATTGTTGCTTGATTCCAGAGTCACCATTCTATCTCGAAGGAAAAGGTGGACTTTATGAATATATAGGAAAACAACTCAAACAAAATGGACATATGGTCATTGTAATAGCTGAAGGAGCCGGACAGGAACTTCTTTCCGAAAGTTTGCAGTCCGTGGACCAGCAAGATGCTTCTGGTAACAAGCTTCTTCAAGATGTTGGGCTGTGGATATCTCACAAGATAAAG GAGCATTTTGCAAAGAAGAAAATGCCCATTAATCTTAAATATATAG ATCCTACATACATGATCCGGGCTATTCCTAGCATTGCTTCAGATAATGTCTACTGCACCCTACTTGCTCATGGTGCAGTTCATGGAGCAATGGCAGGGTATACAGGCTTCACCGTTGGTCCTGTCAATGGCAGACATGCTTACATTCCGTTCAAT CGAATCATCGAGAAACAGAACAAGGTTGTGATTACCGACAGGATGTGGGCAAGGCTGCTCTCTTCAACAAACCAGCCAAGCTTCTTGAAACCTAGAGATATAGCTGAAGCCAAGAAAGAGAAATATCCTGCGAATGGCATCTTGGATGGGAAGATTGTAAAGACAATGTCAATGAATTGA
- the LOC107929968 gene encoding ATP-dependent 6-phosphofructokinase 6 isoform X1 has product MGTLNLSFQIQTRYISPSSPSFNTFTISLTTNRKKFNCSRFSLSMGNPNDTHTKLVPGAAGFLLQDVPHFTDYLDHLPSYPNPLQNNPAYSVVEQYFVDEDDTVTEKIVVHKESARGVHFRRAGPRQKVYFKPDDVNACIVTCGGLCPGLNTVIREIVCGLYHMYGVRKVLGIDGGYKGFYAKNTITLTPKFVDDIHKRGGTILGTSRGGHDSVKIVDRIQDRGINQVYIIGGDGTHKGAAVIFEEIRRRGLKVAVAGIPKTIDNDIPVIDKSFGFDTAVEEAQRAIKAAHVESESIGNGIGLVKLMGRYCGFIAMYATLASRDVDCCLIPESPFYLEGKGGLYEYIGKQLKQNGHMVIVIAEGAGQELLSESLQSVDQQDASGNKLLQDVGLWISHKIKEHFAKKKMPINLKYIDPTYMIRAIPSIASDNVYCTLLAHGAVHGAMAGYTGFTVGPVNGRHAYIPFNRIIEKQNKVVITDRMWARLLSSTNQPSFLKPRDIAEAKKEKYPANGILDGKIVKTMSMN; this is encoded by the exons ATGGGCACTCTCAATCTCTCTTTTCAAATACAAACCCGCTATATATCACCATCCTCACCCTCTTTCAATACCTTCACAATTTCTTTAACCACAAACAGAAAAAAATTCAACTGTTCACGTTTTTCTTTGTCGATGGGAAATCCCAATGATACCCATACCAAGTTAGTTCCCGGTGCTGCCGGTTTCCTGCTCCAAGACGTTCCTCACTTTACCGATTACCTTGATCATCTCCCC AGTTATCCAAATCCATTACAAAATAATCCAGCTTATTCAGTTGTCGA GCAGTACTTTGTTGATGAGGATGATACCGTCACTGAGAAG ATTGTTGTGCACAAGGAAAGTGCAAGAGGGGTGCATTTTCGACGCGCAGGACCTCGCCAAAAG GTGTATTTTAAACCAGATGATGTTAATGCATGCATTGTAACATGTGGTGGTCTATGTCCTGGGCTCAACACGGTCATCAGGGAAATAGTGTGTGGCCTCTATCACATGTATGGTGTCCGAAAAGTTCTTGGAATCGAT GGAGGATATAAGGGTTTTTATGCAAAGAACACTATCACCTTAACACCTAAGTTTGTCGATGATATCCATAAACGTGGAGGTACGATTCTTGGAACTTCTAGAGGAGGTCATGATTCTGTCAAGATTGTTGACCGCATTCAGGATCGTGGGATCAATCAG GTCTATATAATCGGAGGTGACGGGACACATAAAGGAGCAGCTGTGATTTTTGAG GAAATAAGGCGACGTGGTTTGAAAGTAGCTGTTGCTGGAATTCCCAAAACCATTGACAATGACATTCCG GTTATTGACAAATCATTTGGTTTCGATACTGCGGTTGAGGAGGCTCAACGTGCCATTAAAGCAGCACATGTTGAATCTGAAAGTATTGGGAACGGCATTGGACTTGTAAAGCTAATGGGACGCTACTGCG GTTTCATCGCGATGTATGCTACTCTCGCCAGCCGTGATGTCGATTGTTGCTTGATTCCAGAGTCACCATTCTATCTCGAAGGAAAAGGTGGACTTTATGAATATATAGGAAAACAACTCAAACAAAATGGACATATGGTCATTGTAATAGCTGAAGGAGCCGGACAGGAACTTCTTTCCGAAAGTTTGCAGTCCGTGGACCAGCAAGATGCTTCTGGTAACAAGCTTCTTCAAGATGTTGGGCTGTGGATATCTCACAAGATAAAG GAGCATTTTGCAAAGAAGAAAATGCCCATTAATCTTAAATATATAG ATCCTACATACATGATCCGGGCTATTCCTAGCATTGCTTCAGATAATGTCTACTGCACCCTACTTGCTCATGGTGCAGTTCATGGAGCAATGGCAGGGTATACAGGCTTCACCGTTGGTCCTGTCAATGGCAGACATGCTTACATTCCGTTCAAT CGAATCATCGAGAAACAGAACAAGGTTGTGATTACCGACAGGATGTGGGCAAGGCTGCTCTCTTCAACAAACCAGCCAAGCTTCTTGAAACCTAGAGATATAGCTGAAGCCAAGAAAGAGAAATATCCTGCGAATGGCATCTTGGATGGGAAGATTGTAAAGACAATGTCAATGAATTGA